One part of the Anaeromyxobacter sp. Fw109-5 genome encodes these proteins:
- a CDS encoding response regulator transcription factor, which translates to MTATTPDLVLLVEDDRRLADLTREYLEGHGLAVVHVADGRRGLEEALSGRYEAVLLDLMLPGKDGLEVCRELRARSDVPVIVLTARGEEADRVLGLELGADDYLAKPFSPRELLARIRAIVRRARGRAGPAASTLRVGGLVVDPGARRVTLDGREIALTGYEFALLDALARRAGRVLSREQLMELAGGSAEEAFDRSIDVHVSRLRQKLGDDPKRPRLIKTVRGAGYLLAAEGE; encoded by the coding sequence GTGACCGCCACGACGCCCGATCTCGTCCTCCTCGTCGAGGACGACCGCCGGCTCGCCGACCTGACCCGCGAGTACCTCGAGGGCCACGGCCTCGCCGTGGTGCACGTCGCCGACGGCCGGCGCGGCCTCGAGGAGGCGCTCTCGGGCCGGTACGAGGCGGTGCTGCTCGACCTCATGCTGCCCGGCAAGGACGGCCTCGAGGTCTGCCGCGAGCTGCGCGCCCGCTCCGACGTGCCCGTCATCGTGCTCACCGCGCGGGGCGAGGAGGCGGACCGCGTGCTCGGGCTCGAGCTGGGGGCGGACGACTACCTCGCGAAGCCGTTCTCGCCCCGCGAGCTGCTCGCGCGCATCCGGGCGATCGTCCGCCGCGCGCGCGGCCGCGCCGGGCCGGCCGCGTCGACGCTGCGCGTGGGCGGCCTCGTCGTCGATCCCGGGGCGCGGCGGGTGACGCTCGACGGCCGCGAGATCGCGCTCACCGGCTACGAGTTCGCGCTGCTCGACGCGCTCGCGCGCCGCGCCGGGCGCGTCCTGTCGCGCGAGCAGCTCATGGAGCTCGCCGGCGGCAGCGCGGAGGAGGCCTTCGACCGGTCCATCGACGTCCACGTGTCGCGGCTCCGCCAGAAGCTCGGCGACGATCCGAAGCGCCCGCGCCTCATCAAGACCGTGCGCGGCGCCGGCTACCTGCTCGCGGCGGAGGGGGAGTGA
- a CDS encoding LA_2272 family surface repeat-containing protein — translation MRLPLRTLAALAAAVPALALAGPPRPGPSTEAAPALREVPVDLSLVPPLSLNGEGRVKNHLSIGVVARSTVLRGLALAPVHLADEDVTGAQVTWAAASAGGVARGVQLATITTVARELRGVQAAQLVNVVRAGGRGVQLGGAANLARRLDGVQAAAVNVAAGLRGVQLALVNVGGEVAGTQVGLVNVARRVRGAQVGLVNLADEADGSVGVLSLVRDGRHEVELYATELTPLAAGVRLGGRRAYGVLAAGVQPDAQPRSGEPLWTLGGGAGVGFEPSQRLALDLDLVAQAVSLGDSAEAVLGSLRAVAAYRATQWMAIHAGPTANLFVSDEDQPDVHLGWKLDAGRYARVWLGFVAGVRI, via the coding sequence ATGCGGCTCCCGCTTCGCACCCTCGCCGCGCTCGCCGCGGCGGTGCCCGCCTTGGCTCTCGCCGGCCCGCCGCGCCCGGGGCCCTCCACGGAGGCCGCGCCCGCCCTCCGCGAGGTCCCGGTCGATCTCTCCCTGGTTCCGCCGCTCAGCCTGAACGGCGAGGGGCGGGTGAAGAACCACCTCTCCATCGGCGTCGTGGCTCGCTCCACCGTCCTGCGCGGCCTCGCGCTCGCGCCGGTGCACCTCGCCGACGAGGACGTCACCGGAGCGCAGGTGACCTGGGCCGCGGCGAGCGCGGGCGGCGTCGCGCGCGGCGTGCAGCTCGCGACGATCACCACGGTCGCGCGCGAGCTGCGGGGGGTGCAGGCAGCGCAGCTCGTGAACGTGGTCCGCGCCGGCGGCAGGGGCGTCCAGCTCGGCGGCGCCGCCAACCTCGCGCGCCGGCTCGACGGCGTGCAGGCCGCCGCCGTGAACGTCGCCGCCGGCCTTCGCGGCGTGCAGCTCGCCCTCGTGAACGTCGGCGGCGAGGTGGCCGGGACGCAGGTGGGGCTCGTGAACGTCGCTCGCCGGGTGCGCGGCGCGCAGGTGGGGCTCGTCAACCTGGCCGACGAGGCGGACGGCTCGGTTGGGGTGCTGTCGCTCGTGCGAGACGGCCGGCACGAGGTCGAGCTCTACGCGACCGAGCTCACGCCGCTCGCGGCGGGCGTCCGGCTGGGCGGGCGCCGCGCCTACGGCGTCCTCGCCGCCGGCGTGCAGCCCGACGCCCAGCCGCGCTCGGGCGAGCCGCTCTGGACCCTGGGCGGCGGCGCCGGAGTCGGGTTCGAGCCGTCGCAGCGGCTCGCGCTCGACCTGGATCTCGTCGCGCAGGCGGTCTCGCTCGGCGACTCCGCCGAGGCGGTGCTCGGCAGCCTGCGGGCGGTGGCCGCCTACCGGGCCACGCAGTGGATGGCGATCCACGCCGGGCCGACCGCGAACCTGTTCGTGTCGGACGAGGACCAGCCCGACGTGCACCTCGGATGGAAGCTCGACGCCGGCCGCTACGCCCGCGTGTGGCTGGGGTTCGTCGCGGGCGTGCGGATCTGA
- a CDS encoding cell wall metabolism sensor histidine kinase WalK, whose amino-acid sequence MTAPARRHGRLFWRIYLHGLLLLFLVALATASVGWALRQGGSFHERGSGAASYAASRVAELSGEPARLRDELARWRESFGLDASVYGPDGALRATSVEPPLDPGLAESPPRDRPVRLRRHGFGRAVPLADGGLLLIAGGPREPDPLRGLAFIGAVLAALALGSIPLARSIAAPIERLTVAARALGSGDLSARAGVKGRGEVGELGRAFDEMAERLERLVRGEQELLANVSHELRTPLARIRVALELAAEGDVDRARRFLAEIGTDLDELDRLVEDVLAAARLDLAAGGGPAWPVTRARVDLDVVLAEAAARFREAHPARTLDLLLPESLPAVDGDAALLRRLVANLLDNAAKYSEPPAPVALAAGARDGGIELEVRDQGIGIDPDDLSRVFTPFFRTDRSRARGTGGVGMGLALARRIAEAHGGTITVESTPGRGTTFRVVLPASGVSGAPHD is encoded by the coding sequence GTGACCGCGCCCGCGCGGCGTCACGGGCGCCTCTTCTGGCGGATCTACCTGCACGGCCTGCTGCTCCTCTTCCTCGTCGCGCTCGCGACCGCCTCGGTCGGATGGGCGCTGCGGCAGGGGGGGAGCTTCCACGAGCGCGGCAGCGGCGCGGCGAGCTACGCCGCCTCCCGCGTGGCAGAGCTCTCCGGCGAGCCCGCGCGCCTCCGCGACGAGCTCGCCCGCTGGCGCGAGTCGTTCGGGCTCGACGCGTCGGTGTACGGTCCGGACGGCGCGCTGCGCGCGACCAGCGTCGAGCCGCCGCTCGATCCGGGGCTCGCCGAGTCCCCCCCGCGCGACCGCCCGGTCCGCCTGCGGCGGCACGGGTTCGGCCGCGCGGTCCCGCTCGCGGACGGCGGCCTGCTCCTCATCGCGGGCGGGCCGCGCGAGCCGGATCCGCTCCGGGGCCTCGCGTTCATCGGCGCCGTCCTCGCCGCGCTCGCGCTCGGCTCGATCCCGCTCGCGCGCTCGATCGCGGCGCCCATCGAGCGGCTCACCGTGGCGGCGCGCGCGCTCGGCTCGGGCGACCTCTCGGCGCGCGCAGGGGTGAAGGGGCGCGGGGAGGTCGGCGAGCTCGGCAGGGCCTTCGACGAGATGGCCGAGCGCCTGGAGCGGCTCGTGCGCGGAGAGCAGGAGCTGCTCGCGAACGTGTCGCACGAGCTGCGCACGCCGCTCGCTCGCATCCGCGTGGCCCTCGAGCTCGCGGCGGAGGGCGACGTCGACCGGGCGCGTCGCTTCCTCGCCGAGATCGGGACCGACCTCGACGAGCTCGACCGGCTGGTCGAGGACGTCCTCGCCGCCGCGCGGCTCGACCTCGCCGCGGGAGGAGGCCCCGCCTGGCCCGTGACGCGGGCGCGCGTGGACCTCGACGTGGTGCTGGCGGAGGCGGCGGCACGGTTCCGCGAGGCGCACCCGGCCCGCACGCTCGACCTCCTCCTCCCGGAGTCGCTCCCCGCCGTCGACGGCGACGCCGCGCTCCTCCGCCGCCTCGTCGCGAACCTGCTCGACAACGCCGCCAAGTACTCCGAGCCGCCCGCGCCGGTCGCGCTCGCCGCCGGCGCCCGCGATGGAGGGATCGAGCTCGAGGTCCGCGATCAGGGGATCGGGATCGACCCCGACGACCTGTCGCGGGTGTTCACGCCCTTCTTCCGCACCGATCGCAGCCGCGCGCGGGGGACGGGTGGCGTCGGCATGGGGCTCGCCCTCGCGCGGCGCATCGCCGAGGCGCACGGGGGAACCATCACGGTCGAGAGCACGCCCGGGCGCGGGACGACGTTCCGGGTGGTGCTCCCCGCGAGCGGCGTCAGCGGGGCGCCGCACGACTGA
- a CDS encoding ABATE domain-containing protein yields MKPAAHAAPHPFDLSGGRLCLDFANTVGGMRGVQPKERLDGYAGLVDFALQAGAVDEPLARRLAAEARRRPREAEAAFREALALREALYRIFVARANGGEPAPDDVELLSGALSRALSHRAIARRGEGFALSWEDGAALDAPLWPIVQSAAELLTSGAELDRVRVCGLYESQECSWLFLDQTRARTRRWCSMEDCGNRAKARRHHARAKGVKDG; encoded by the coding sequence ATGAAGCCCGCCGCTCACGCTGCGCCCCACCCCTTCGACCTCTCGGGCGGCAGGCTCTGCCTCGACTTCGCGAACACGGTGGGCGGCATGCGCGGCGTGCAGCCGAAGGAGCGTCTCGACGGTTACGCGGGGCTCGTCGACTTCGCGCTCCAGGCGGGAGCGGTGGACGAGCCGCTCGCCCGGCGGCTCGCCGCGGAGGCCCGGCGCCGGCCGCGCGAGGCCGAGGCCGCCTTCCGGGAGGCGCTCGCGCTCCGCGAGGCGCTCTACCGGATCTTCGTGGCGCGCGCGAACGGCGGCGAGCCGGCTCCGGACGACGTGGAGCTCCTCTCGGGCGCGCTCTCGCGCGCTCTCTCGCACCGGGCGATCGCCCGCCGGGGGGAGGGCTTCGCGCTCTCGTGGGAGGACGGCGCGGCGCTCGACGCGCCCCTCTGGCCCATCGTCCAGTCGGCCGCCGAGCTCCTCACCTCGGGCGCGGAGCTCGACCGGGTGCGGGTGTGCGGCCTCTACGAGAGCCAGGAGTGCAGCTGGCTGTTCCTCGATCAGACCCGGGCGCGGACGCGCCGCTGGTGCTCGATGGAGGACTGCGGCAACCGGGCGAAGGCGCGGCGGCACCACGCGCGCGCGAAGGGAGTGAAGGACGGGTGA
- a CDS encoding SDR family NAD(P)-dependent oxidoreductase, giving the protein MARPSPPRVWFVTGAARGLGRAFAAAALEAGDAVVATARRAEALADLAGPHAERALVLPLDVTDRAAVFAAVARAVQAFGHLDVVVNNAGYGLVGATEEIGEAEARAQLDTNLFGALWVTQAVLPHLRGRGSGHIVQISSVGGVGSMATFGLYNAGKWALEGFSEALAAEVAPFGIRVTIAELGGFATDWAWASMRFATPAPAYDPLRASLFGSPRVPWDMSQQAADTSADPASAARALLAHVDRADGPLRLLIGEDAPGHVRAALERRRDDYRRDERFEWPA; this is encoded by the coding sequence ATGGCGAGACCCTCTCCCCCCCGCGTCTGGTTCGTCACGGGCGCCGCCCGCGGGCTCGGCCGCGCCTTCGCGGCCGCCGCGCTCGAGGCCGGCGACGCCGTCGTCGCCACCGCCCGCCGCGCCGAGGCGCTCGCCGACCTCGCCGGTCCACACGCGGAGCGCGCCCTCGTGCTCCCCCTGGACGTGACCGACCGCGCGGCGGTCTTCGCGGCCGTCGCGCGCGCGGTCCAGGCGTTCGGACACCTCGACGTCGTGGTGAACAACGCCGGGTACGGGCTGGTCGGCGCGACCGAGGAGATCGGCGAGGCGGAGGCCCGAGCGCAGCTCGACACCAACCTCTTCGGCGCGCTGTGGGTCACGCAGGCGGTCCTCCCGCACCTGCGCGGACGAGGCTCCGGACACATCGTCCAGATCTCGAGCGTGGGCGGCGTCGGCTCGATGGCGACGTTCGGCCTCTACAACGCGGGCAAGTGGGCGCTGGAGGGGTTCAGCGAGGCCCTCGCCGCCGAGGTGGCCCCGTTCGGCATCCGCGTCACGATCGCGGAGCTCGGCGGGTTCGCGACGGACTGGGCGTGGGCGAGCATGCGCTTCGCCACCCCGGCGCCCGCGTACGATCCGCTGCGCGCCTCGCTGTTCGGGAGCCCCAGGGTGCCGTGGGACATGAGCCAGCAGGCGGCAGACACCTCCGCGGATCCCGCCAGCGCGGCGCGGGCGCTGCTCGCGCACGTGGATCGCGCGGACGGCCCGCTGCGCCTGCTCATCGGGGAGGACGCGCCGGGGCACGTCCGCGCGGCGCTCGAGCGCCGGCGGGACGATTACCGGCGGGACGAGCGGTTCGAGTGGCCCGCCTGA
- a CDS encoding RNA polymerase sigma factor → MAVDVDAYYRDLAPMVLRRCRRLLRDEEKAVDAMHDTFVNLLRAEDRLRDEAPSSLLLRIATRVCLNLLRSERRKPEDRDEEALLDIAASDEPEARSLSRLVVSRLLGREQESTRVMAVLHYVDGLTLEEVGREVGLTAAAVRKRLGGLRRRVAEQAGGAPAKEVQR, encoded by the coding sequence GTGGCGGTCGACGTCGACGCGTACTACCGGGACCTCGCGCCGATGGTCCTGCGCCGCTGCCGCCGCCTCCTGCGTGACGAGGAGAAGGCCGTGGACGCCATGCACGACACGTTCGTGAACCTGCTCCGGGCGGAGGACCGGCTCCGGGACGAGGCCCCCTCGTCCCTGCTCCTCCGCATCGCCACCCGCGTGTGCCTGAACCTGCTCCGCTCCGAGCGGCGCAAGCCGGAGGACCGCGACGAGGAGGCGCTCCTCGACATCGCGGCGTCGGACGAGCCCGAGGCGCGCTCGCTGTCGCGCCTCGTGGTCTCGCGCCTGCTGGGCCGCGAGCAGGAGTCCACCCGGGTGATGGCGGTGCTCCACTACGTGGACGGCCTCACGCTCGAGGAGGTCGGGCGCGAGGTGGGGCTCACCGCGGCCGCGGTCCGCAAGCGGCTGGGCGGGCTCCGGCGGCGCGTCGCGGAGCAGGCCGGCGGGGCGCCGGCGAAGGAGGTGCAGCGATGA
- a CDS encoding TetR/AcrR family transcriptional regulator: protein MADVRSPDPSRRSERSRQAILAAAAELVGELGYAKLTIEAVAARAGVGKQTIYRWWPSKGAVVLDAFLALTGGEPGAALPDSGDLEADLKTVTRAIVAELEDPRYEVAARALTVESQADPEVGRQFVEAMLRPSLQATQERLRSAQRSGQLAAGVDLEVGVELLFAPLYYRWLLRYAPLSQAHADRVVDLALAGLRTPPPASRRKRGEGRRRLEARARSAAAPGRPQAGHSNRSSRR, encoded by the coding sequence ATGGCCGACGTCCGCAGCCCAGACCCCAGCCGCCGCAGCGAACGGTCGCGGCAGGCCATCCTCGCGGCCGCCGCGGAGCTCGTCGGCGAGCTCGGCTACGCGAAGCTGACCATCGAGGCGGTGGCGGCTCGGGCGGGCGTCGGGAAGCAGACCATCTACCGGTGGTGGCCCTCCAAGGGCGCGGTCGTCCTGGACGCGTTCCTGGCGCTGACGGGAGGCGAGCCCGGGGCCGCGCTCCCCGACTCGGGCGACCTCGAGGCCGATCTGAAGACGGTGACGCGAGCCATCGTCGCCGAGCTCGAGGACCCTCGCTACGAGGTCGCGGCGCGCGCGCTGACGGTGGAATCGCAGGCGGACCCGGAGGTGGGGAGGCAGTTCGTAGAGGCGATGCTGCGGCCCTCCCTCCAGGCCACGCAGGAGCGGCTGAGGAGCGCCCAGAGGTCGGGACAGCTCGCGGCCGGCGTCGATCTCGAGGTCGGGGTGGAGCTGCTCTTCGCGCCTCTCTACTACCGCTGGCTGCTGCGCTACGCGCCGCTCTCCCAGGCGCACGCGGACAGGGTGGTGGACCTCGCGCTGGCGGGCCTGAGGACGCCTCCGCCTGCCAGCCGAAGGAAGCGGGGGGAGGGACGCCGGAGGCTCGAGGCCCGGGCCCGGAGCGCGGCGGCTCCCGGCCGGCCTCAGGCGGGCCACTCGAACCGCTCGTCCCGCCGGTAA
- a CDS encoding ABC-F family ATP-binding cassette domain-containing protein translates to MSLAAGNAISLAYGPKVLLDEETFAIGPQDRIGLVGANGTGKSSLMRILAGQLSPDSGELVFRRGARVGYLPQDVAALPDLPLVEAVLATVPGRAELEVRLRAAEDALAAAREPEEQLELSGALADLHAALDHFEERFGRHRAERILGGLAFTAGDLARPARTFSGGWKMRAALAGLLLQDPDLLLLDEPTNHLDVPTLEWFDAFLRGTRRALLLVSHDREFLNRQIDRVLALEPEGLRAYTGDYEDYKRQRAQEEERLLAEAKRQGAKRAQLEEFIERFGAKATKARQAKSKEKLLEKMEEVQVLEHRATVRFRFAEAPRSGREVLRLEGVRKAFGPRVVYRSLDAAIQRGERVGVIGANGAGKSTLLKLVAGELAADAGAVKLGHGVLAGYFAQHHFAGGEERLSPPDPPLAPAQPHPATPPLARASESSMRTPGGLDPDRTVLDTLWDLVPDKGEAYVRGVAGSFLFSGDDVEKRLGVLSGGERARVALAKLLLVPANLLVLDEPTNHLDLDSSEALIEALKGFGGTLLFVSHNRSFLNQLATVIWEVKDGGLLPFPGNLDDWLYHQKELEAAAAASGTAGDGPTRAGSSAAAPPANDKERRRLEAEARNARYRLEKPLRERIAALEARIEALEREEREATEALADPALYQDFARAKPLIERQHAAKEELARLYAEWETAQEELAALQTGS, encoded by the coding sequence ATGAGCCTCGCCGCCGGAAACGCGATCTCCCTCGCCTACGGGCCGAAGGTCCTCCTCGACGAGGAGACCTTCGCCATCGGCCCGCAGGACCGGATCGGCCTCGTCGGCGCGAACGGCACCGGCAAGTCGTCGCTCATGCGCATCCTCGCCGGGCAGCTCTCCCCGGACTCGGGCGAGCTGGTCTTCCGCCGGGGCGCGCGGGTCGGGTACCTCCCCCAGGACGTGGCCGCCCTCCCCGACCTGCCGCTCGTCGAGGCCGTCCTCGCCACCGTCCCCGGCCGCGCCGAGCTCGAGGTCCGGCTGCGCGCCGCCGAGGACGCGCTCGCCGCGGCGCGGGAGCCGGAGGAGCAGCTCGAGCTCTCCGGCGCGCTCGCCGACCTGCACGCCGCGCTGGACCACTTCGAGGAGCGCTTCGGCCGCCACCGCGCGGAGCGGATCCTGGGCGGCCTCGCCTTCACGGCGGGCGACCTCGCCCGCCCGGCGCGGACGTTCTCCGGCGGCTGGAAGATGCGCGCCGCGCTCGCCGGGCTCCTCCTCCAGGATCCCGACCTCCTGCTCCTCGACGAGCCGACGAACCACCTCGACGTGCCGACGCTCGAGTGGTTCGACGCGTTCCTGCGCGGCACGCGCCGGGCGCTGCTCCTCGTCTCCCACGACCGCGAGTTCCTGAACCGCCAGATCGACCGCGTGCTCGCGCTCGAGCCGGAGGGGCTGCGCGCGTACACCGGCGACTACGAGGACTACAAGCGGCAGCGCGCCCAGGAGGAGGAGCGGCTCCTCGCCGAGGCGAAGCGGCAGGGCGCGAAGCGCGCCCAGCTCGAGGAGTTCATCGAGCGGTTCGGCGCGAAGGCGACGAAGGCCCGCCAGGCGAAGTCGAAGGAGAAGCTGCTCGAGAAGATGGAGGAGGTGCAGGTGCTCGAGCACCGCGCCACCGTCCGCTTCCGCTTCGCCGAGGCGCCGCGCTCCGGGCGCGAGGTGCTGCGCCTCGAGGGGGTGCGCAAGGCGTTCGGGCCGCGGGTCGTCTACCGCTCGCTCGACGCGGCCATCCAGCGCGGCGAGCGGGTGGGCGTCATCGGCGCGAACGGCGCGGGGAAGTCCACCCTCCTCAAGCTCGTGGCGGGCGAGCTCGCCGCCGACGCCGGCGCGGTGAAGCTCGGGCACGGCGTGCTCGCCGGCTACTTCGCGCAGCATCATTTCGCCGGGGGGGAAGAGAGGCTCTCCCCCCCGGACCCCCCGCTCGCTCCGGCGCAGCCTCATCCGGCTACGCCTCCGCTCGCACGTGCCTCGGAAAGTTCCATGCGAACCCCGGGCGGGCTCGATCCCGACCGCACCGTCCTCGACACCCTCTGGGATCTCGTCCCCGACAAGGGCGAGGCGTACGTGCGCGGCGTCGCGGGCTCGTTCCTCTTCTCCGGCGACGACGTCGAGAAGCGGCTCGGCGTGCTGTCCGGCGGCGAGCGCGCCCGCGTCGCCCTCGCGAAGCTGCTGCTCGTCCCCGCCAACCTGCTCGTGCTCGACGAGCCGACGAACCACCTCGACCTCGACTCCTCGGAGGCGCTCATCGAGGCGCTCAAGGGCTTCGGGGGGACGCTGCTCTTCGTCTCCCACAACCGGAGCTTCCTGAACCAGCTCGCGACGGTGATCTGGGAGGTGAAGGACGGCGGCCTCCTGCCGTTCCCGGGGAACCTCGACGACTGGCTCTACCACCAGAAGGAGCTCGAGGCGGCCGCCGCGGCGTCGGGCACCGCCGGCGACGGCCCGACGCGCGCGGGGTCGTCGGCGGCCGCACCGCCCGCGAACGACAAGGAGCGCCGCCGCCTGGAGGCCGAGGCGCGCAACGCCCGCTACCGGCTGGAGAAGCCGCTCCGCGAGCGGATCGCCGCGCTCGAGGCGCGCATCGAGGCGCTCGAGCGGGAGGAGCGCGAGGCGACCGAGGCCCTGGCGGACCCGGCGCTGTACCAGGACTTCGCGCGCGCGAAGCCGCTCATCGAGCGGCAGCACGCGGCGAAGGAGGAGCTGGCGCGACTCTACGCGGAGTGGGAGACGGCGCAGGAGGAGCTCGCGGCGCTCCAGACGGGCAGCTGA
- a CDS encoding caspase family protein has protein sequence MTRSILALAAVLCAGSASAQEVPDAGRAQPGAVRRLAIVAGANDGGASRPRLRYAISDAERVSRVLQQMGGVAGEDTIVLLDPGEARLRSALEELRSRVERARRGGRTEVLFYYSGHSDEEGLLLRGARVPYAELRRWLEGLGADIRIAILDSCSSGAFTRGKGGLRAAPFLVDASSRVSGQVILTSSSADEASQESDRVGASYFTHALVTGLRGAADASQDGKVTLSEVYQFAFEETLARTERTRGGPQHAVWDIQLVGAGEVVLTDLRGTGATLVFPAATEGRFFVRDSGERLVAELRKHAGRPLELALDPGGYRISREEAGRLVEARVALVQGGRTEVAGAGFAAVPRELTALRGDSVEQLAAVPVDLSIFPPVSLNGDRYVVNRLQLGLIASRTTRLRGLGIAPVLWADEDVVGGFFSYIGSSARGRVTGVQAGMVANVAGSLRGVQLTQGLNLVRGDAVGWQHSSVSWAMGAVTGLQSGLVSYSGSVSGAQLALTSVSGEVRGAQVALVNVGAGVRGVQLGLVNVGGHVRGAQLGLVNVADRVDGVSLGLLPLVRDGEHKLLVLGDENGILSTGLLLGSRTFHTIVTAGVQRSSGGGRFWSGLGLGAHRARGRFLLDLDLLAQQVVDEDANVLATARLLGGFQLTPYAALVAGPSLSMFWAESDFHPGLGGLLEHDLGAGGVRRAWLGFAAGLRVGPR, from the coding sequence ATGACTCGCTCCATCCTCGCGCTCGCCGCCGTGCTCTGCGCCGGCAGCGCGTCCGCCCAGGAGGTGCCGGACGCCGGGCGCGCGCAGCCCGGGGCCGTGCGCCGGCTCGCGATCGTCGCGGGCGCCAACGACGGCGGCGCCTCGCGCCCCCGGCTCCGCTACGCGATCTCGGACGCGGAGCGGGTCTCGCGGGTGCTGCAGCAGATGGGCGGCGTCGCCGGCGAGGACACCATCGTGCTCCTCGACCCGGGGGAGGCCAGGCTGCGCTCCGCCCTCGAGGAGCTCCGGTCGCGCGTGGAGCGCGCGCGGCGCGGCGGCCGCACCGAGGTGCTCTTCTACTACTCCGGCCACTCCGACGAGGAGGGGCTGCTGCTGCGGGGCGCGCGCGTCCCCTACGCCGAGCTCCGCCGCTGGCTGGAGGGGCTCGGGGCGGACATCCGCATCGCCATCCTCGACTCCTGCTCCTCCGGCGCCTTCACCCGCGGGAAGGGAGGCCTCCGCGCCGCGCCGTTCCTCGTGGACGCGTCCTCCCGGGTGAGCGGCCAGGTGATCCTCACCTCGAGCTCGGCCGACGAGGCGTCGCAGGAGTCGGACCGGGTCGGCGCGTCGTACTTCACGCACGCGCTGGTCACGGGCCTGCGCGGCGCGGCCGACGCGAGCCAGGACGGGAAGGTCACGCTCTCGGAGGTGTACCAGTTCGCGTTCGAGGAGACGCTCGCGCGGACGGAGCGGACCCGGGGCGGTCCGCAGCACGCGGTCTGGGACATCCAGCTGGTCGGGGCGGGGGAGGTGGTGCTGACGGACCTGCGCGGTACCGGCGCCACGCTCGTGTTCCCCGCCGCGACCGAGGGGCGCTTCTTCGTGCGCGACTCGGGAGAGCGGCTCGTGGCCGAGCTGCGCAAGCACGCCGGCCGGCCGCTGGAGCTCGCGCTCGATCCCGGCGGCTACCGGATCTCGCGCGAGGAGGCGGGGCGCCTGGTCGAGGCGCGCGTCGCCCTCGTGCAGGGCGGACGGACCGAGGTCGCCGGGGCGGGGTTCGCCGCGGTGCCCCGGGAGCTGACGGCGCTCCGGGGCGACTCGGTGGAGCAGCTCGCGGCCGTGCCGGTGGACCTCTCGATCTTCCCGCCCGTGTCGCTGAACGGCGATCGCTACGTCGTGAACCGGCTCCAGCTCGGCCTCATCGCGTCGCGCACGACGCGGCTGCGGGGCCTCGGGATCGCTCCGGTGCTGTGGGCGGACGAGGACGTGGTGGGAGGCTTCTTCTCGTACATCGGGAGCTCGGCGCGCGGCCGCGTCACCGGCGTGCAGGCGGGGATGGTCGCGAACGTGGCCGGCTCGCTCCGCGGCGTGCAGCTCACGCAGGGGCTGAACCTGGTGCGGGGCGACGCCGTCGGCTGGCAGCACTCCAGCGTGAGCTGGGCGATGGGGGCGGTGACCGGGCTCCAGTCCGGGCTGGTGAGCTACTCCGGGTCCGTGTCGGGCGCGCAGCTCGCGCTCACGTCGGTCTCCGGCGAGGTGCGCGGGGCGCAGGTCGCCCTCGTGAACGTGGGCGCCGGCGTGCGCGGCGTGCAGCTCGGGCTCGTCAACGTGGGCGGCCACGTGCGGGGCGCGCAGCTCGGCCTCGTGAACGTGGCCGACCGGGTCGACGGGGTGTCGCTGGGGCTCCTCCCGCTCGTCCGCGACGGCGAGCACAAGCTCCTCGTGCTGGGCGACGAGAACGGGATCCTCTCCACCGGGCTCCTGCTCGGGAGCCGCACCTTCCACACCATCGTGACCGCGGGCGTGCAGCGCTCCAGCGGCGGCGGGCGCTTCTGGTCCGGCCTCGGCCTCGGCGCGCACCGGGCGCGCGGCCGGTTCCTCCTCGACCTGGATCTCCTGGCCCAGCAGGTGGTGGACGAGGACGCGAACGTGCTCGCCACCGCGCGGCTGCTCGGGGGCTTTCAGCTCACGCCGTACGCGGCGCTGGTGGCAGGGCCGAGCCTGAGCATGTTCTGGGCGGAGAGCGACTTCCACCCGGGGCTCGGCGGCCTGCTCGAGCACGACCTCGGCGCGGGCGGAGTCCGGCGCGCCTGGCTGGGGTTCGCCGCGGGGCTGCGCGTCGGGCCGCGGTGA
- a CDS encoding Spy/CpxP family protein refolding chaperone, translating into MRKTIFLGLVLAVGVVGLAGFGRSWHHRHDPARMAEFVTERVDDALDDVEATPEQRDRVHAIKDRMLARGKDLHATRAEDRAAFLAAWRSDAPDAAALHALVDQRADAMRAFAHEAVDAGLEVHGALSPEQRATLAEKLERRMHR; encoded by the coding sequence ATGCGCAAGACGATCTTCCTCGGGCTGGTCCTCGCTGTCGGCGTCGTCGGCCTCGCGGGGTTCGGCCGGAGCTGGCACCACCGCCACGATCCCGCCCGCATGGCGGAGTTCGTGACCGAGCGGGTGGACGACGCCCTCGACGACGTGGAGGCGACGCCGGAGCAGCGGGACAGGGTCCACGCGATCAAGGACCGGATGCTCGCCCGGGGCAAGGACCTGCACGCGACGCGCGCCGAGGACCGCGCCGCCTTCCTCGCCGCCTGGCGGTCCGACGCGCCCGACGCGGCGGCGCTCCACGCGCTCGTCGACCAGCGCGCCGACGCGATGCGCGCCTTCGCGCACGAGGCGGTGGACGCCGGCCTCGAGGTGCACGGCGCCCTCTCGCCCGAGCAGCGGGCGACGCTCGCCGAGAAGCTCGAGCGCCGGATGCACCGGTAG